A window from Leptothermofonsia sichuanensis E412 encodes these proteins:
- the tig gene encoding trigger factor gives MKVTQERLPASQIGLEIEITSEMTRQAYEKVIQKYTRTANIPGFRKGKVPRQVLIQRFGALQLKAAALEDLIDDSLKSALNQEKIDALGNFQLRSSFEELVTQYEPGSPLTFSASVDVEPEVTIGQYQGLQIQAEEIKPDPERVDRVLEQYREQVATLIPVEGRPAQLKDVGVVDYKGVLISDDPAAAPEEFPGGEAEDFKVELDESKFIPGFVEGIVGMALGETKDITLDFPADYPQETLAGRKVKFTITLKELKEKELPDLDDDFAQEVSEYETLAELRASLEKRYQEEADEKTAANKEQAILNELLKQVEVDLPETLIDRELNYMINQTAIQLQNQGLDIRQLFTEETIPLLKERSRPDAINRLKRTLALGEIAKREEITVEPEEVTRKVEEILAELGDDRRNVDRDRLRNVVSEDLLREKIVDWLLQHSTVELVPEGTLTPAEDTETGGLASETLASEALESTGASDATDKTETTIAVSPETAVIDVAATETPETLESEAAKPADETETTAGVSPKATVTDAPVKSLEPEPTKELAEAPPPKPKKTTKKASGTGDETNPAAESPSGEEPAPRRKSTRAKSKASGGE, from the coding sequence ATGAAAGTAACCCAGGAAAGACTTCCCGCCAGCCAGATTGGCTTAGAAATAGAAATCACGTCTGAAATGACCAGGCAGGCGTATGAGAAGGTCATTCAGAAATATACCCGTACAGCCAACATTCCTGGGTTTCGCAAAGGCAAGGTGCCCCGGCAGGTGTTGATTCAACGCTTTGGTGCCTTGCAGCTTAAAGCCGCAGCCCTGGAAGATCTGATTGATGACAGCCTGAAAAGTGCGCTGAATCAGGAAAAAATTGATGCTCTGGGTAATTTCCAGCTCCGCTCCTCCTTTGAGGAACTGGTCACCCAGTACGAACCCGGTTCCCCCCTGACGTTTTCAGCATCCGTCGATGTTGAGCCGGAGGTGACAATTGGTCAATATCAGGGTTTGCAGATTCAGGCAGAGGAAATTAAGCCTGATCCTGAACGAGTTGACCGGGTACTGGAGCAATATCGGGAGCAGGTGGCAACCCTGATTCCGGTAGAAGGTCGCCCTGCCCAACTGAAAGATGTGGGCGTTGTGGATTACAAAGGGGTTTTGATCAGCGATGATCCGGCGGCTGCACCGGAGGAGTTTCCGGGTGGTGAGGCAGAGGATTTTAAGGTTGAACTGGACGAAAGTAAATTTATTCCGGGCTTTGTCGAGGGGATCGTGGGCATGGCTCTGGGTGAAACGAAGGATATTACTCTGGACTTTCCAGCGGACTACCCCCAGGAAACCTTAGCCGGGCGGAAGGTGAAGTTTACCATTACCCTGAAGGAGCTGAAGGAAAAGGAACTGCCCGATCTGGATGACGATTTTGCCCAGGAAGTGAGCGAATACGAAACCCTGGCAGAACTGCGGGCATCCCTGGAAAAGCGCTACCAGGAAGAGGCCGATGAAAAAACGGCAGCCAATAAAGAGCAGGCGATTCTGAATGAGTTGCTCAAACAGGTAGAAGTCGATCTACCAGAAACCCTGATTGATCGGGAACTGAATTACATGATCAATCAGACGGCGATTCAGCTCCAGAATCAGGGTCTGGACATCCGCCAGCTCTTTACAGAGGAAACCATTCCCCTGCTGAAGGAGCGATCGCGCCCGGATGCGATCAACCGCCTCAAGCGCACCCTGGCATTAGGGGAAATTGCCAAACGGGAAGAGATTACGGTTGAGCCTGAAGAAGTGACCCGCAAAGTAGAAGAAATTTTGGCAGAGTTGGGAGACGACAGACGGAATGTTGATCGCGATCGCCTGAGGAACGTCGTTTCTGAGGATTTGTTACGAGAAAAAATTGTGGACTGGTTGCTCCAACACTCCACTGTTGAACTGGTTCCAGAGGGAACGCTGACTCCGGCAGAAGACACTGAAACCGGCGGGCTGGCATCTGAAACGCTGGCATCTGAAGCCCTGGAATCCACTGGAGCTTCAGATGCCACCGACAAAACGGAAACGACCATCGCCGTTTCCCCAGAAACCGCCGTTATCGACGTGGCGGCGACAGAGACCCCTGAAACCCTGGAATCTGAGGCTGCAAAACCTGCGGATGAAACTGAAACTACTGCTGGCGTTTCCCCAAAAGCAACGGTTACAGATGCTCCGGTCAAGTCACTAGAACCGGAACCAACGAAGGAACTGGCTGAAGCCCCACCCCCCAAACCTAAGAAAACCACTAAAAAAGCCAGTGGAACCGGGGACGAAACCAATCCTGCGGCAGAATCTCCTTCAGGGGAGGAGCCTGCACCCAGGCGCAAATCTACCAGAGCCAAATCCAAGGCGTCCGGGGGCGAGTAA
- a CDS encoding aspartate-semialdehyde dehydrogenase has product MAESYRVAILGATGAVGTELLELLEQRKFPLASLKLLASARSAGRTLSFQGESLPVEALDEKAFDDIDIVLASAGGSTSREWAPKAVAAGAVVIDNSSAFRMEPAVPLVVPEVNPQAASSHQGIIANPNCTTILMAVAIYPLHQVQPIRRVVAATYQSASGAGARAMEEVKVQAQAILNGQEPVTELFPYPLAFNLFPHNTKLNPQGYCEEEMKMVNETRKIFSAPNLRVTATCVRVPVLRAHSEAINLEFDQPFGAARAKEILSQAPGVKVVEDWQANYFPMPIDASGQDDVLVGRIRQDISHPYGLELWLCGDQIRKGAALNAIQIAELLVSNNWVKPLVPAETQV; this is encoded by the coding sequence TTGGCTGAATCCTATCGAGTCGCCATTTTGGGGGCGACGGGTGCTGTTGGTACAGAGTTGTTGGAACTGCTAGAGCAGCGGAAATTTCCCCTGGCAAGCTTGAAGCTGCTGGCATCAGCGCGATCGGCAGGGCGCACCCTGTCCTTTCAGGGAGAGTCACTTCCGGTTGAAGCCCTGGATGAAAAAGCTTTTGATGATATTGATATTGTGCTGGCATCTGCCGGAGGCTCAACTTCCAGGGAATGGGCACCTAAAGCCGTCGCGGCTGGAGCGGTGGTGATTGACAATTCCAGCGCTTTTCGGATGGAGCCAGCGGTTCCCCTGGTGGTACCAGAGGTAAATCCTCAGGCTGCCAGTTCCCACCAGGGCATCATTGCCAACCCCAATTGCACCACTATCCTGATGGCGGTAGCCATTTATCCCCTGCATCAGGTACAGCCGATCCGGCGGGTCGTGGCAGCGACCTATCAATCCGCCAGTGGAGCCGGGGCACGGGCAATGGAAGAAGTCAAAGTGCAGGCGCAGGCAATTTTGAATGGTCAGGAGCCTGTGACAGAATTATTTCCTTACCCGCTGGCGTTCAATCTGTTCCCCCATAACACGAAGCTGAACCCGCAGGGTTATTGCGAGGAAGAGATGAAAATGGTGAACGAAACTCGCAAGATTTTTAGTGCACCAAATTTAAGAGTTACGGCCACGTGTGTTCGGGTTCCCGTACTGAGGGCACACTCGGAAGCGATTAATCTGGAATTCGACCAGCCTTTTGGGGCGGCCAGGGCAAAGGAAATTCTGAGTCAGGCTCCGGGGGTTAAGGTGGTGGAAGACTGGCAGGCCAATTATTTTCCGATGCCGATTGATGCCAGTGGCCAGGATGATGTCCTGGTTGGTCGTATCCGCCAGGATATTTCCCATCCCTATGGACTGGAACTCTGGCTCTGTGGCGATCAGATCCGTAAAGGTGCTGCCCTGAACGCTATTCAAATTGCGGAATTACTGGTAAGTAACAATTGGGTCAAGCCTCTGGTGCCAGCGGAGACACAGGTATAG
- the dapA gene encoding 4-hydroxy-tetrahydrodipicolinate synthase, protein MEPEIGVVNFGRVITAMITPFSEDGRVDYGIAEKLAAHLVDHGSDGLVVCGTTGESPTLTWEEEYELFRVVQQAVSGKAKVIAGTGSNSTREAIAATQKAAKLGVDGSLQVVPYYNKPPQEGLYQHFKAIAESTPELPIMLYNIPGRTGQGLQLETIIRLAELPNIVSIKEASGSLDQASEIRRATPPNFSIYSGDDSLTMPLLAVGGAGVVSVASHLVGSQLQQMIQAFEAGQVQAAIQTHLRLFPLFKALFLTTNPIPIKAALRLQGWRVGNPRLPLVDIPTDLSAKLKSVMVDLSLL, encoded by the coding sequence ATGGAGCCTGAAATTGGTGTGGTGAATTTTGGAAGAGTGATAACGGCAATGATCACGCCATTCAGTGAAGATGGCCGTGTGGATTATGGGATTGCCGAGAAACTGGCAGCCCATCTGGTCGATCACGGTTCAGATGGGCTGGTTGTCTGTGGTACTACGGGTGAATCGCCAACGCTGACCTGGGAAGAGGAGTATGAACTGTTTCGGGTGGTGCAGCAGGCGGTTTCAGGTAAAGCAAAGGTCATCGCTGGAACCGGATCAAACTCGACTCGAGAGGCGATCGCAGCTACCCAAAAAGCCGCTAAACTGGGGGTAGATGGTTCTTTACAAGTGGTTCCTTACTACAACAAGCCGCCCCAGGAAGGGCTTTATCAGCACTTTAAGGCGATCGCAGAGTCTACTCCTGAATTGCCTATCATGCTGTATAACATTCCAGGGCGCACTGGTCAGGGTCTACAACTGGAGACAATTATCCGTCTGGCTGAACTTCCGAACATTGTGTCGATTAAGGAAGCTAGTGGTAGCCTTGATCAGGCCAGCGAGATTCGCCGAGCCACACCGCCCAATTTTTCGATCTACTCTGGAGATGACTCCCTGACTATGCCTCTGTTAGCCGTAGGTGGAGCAGGGGTTGTGAGTGTCGCCAGCCACTTGGTTGGTTCTCAACTTCAGCAGATGATTCAGGCATTTGAAGCAGGGCAGGTTCAGGCGGCTATTCAAACCCATCTTCGGCTATTTCCCTTGTTCAAAGCATTGTTTCTGACCACAAACCCAATTCCCATAAAGGCTGCACTCAGGCTCCAAGGTTGGCGGGTCGGTAATCCCCGTCTCCCCCTGGTTGACATTCCGACTGATTTAAGCGCAAAGTTAAAGTCTGTGATGGTTGATCTGTCGCTACTCTAG
- a CDS encoding ribonuclease J — MTQTKSSPVLKIIPLGGLHEIGKNTCVFEINGEILLLDAGLAFPTDGMHGVNIVLPDTTYLRENRHKIKGMIVTHGHEDHIGGIPFHLKQFEIPVIYGPRLAMALLTEKLKEAGVFNRTELRTVGPREIVRVGNSFFVEFIRNTHSIADSFTVAIRTPVGVIIHTGDFKIDHTPVDGEFFDFQRLAEYGEKGVHCLISDSTNSEVPGSTPSERSVYPNLDRVFGQANGRLLVTTFASSVHRINIILELAKKHGRVVTVVGRSMLNVIAHARTLGYIKCEDDLLQPLHVIQKLPDENILILTTGSQGEPMSALTRIANGSHPKIKIQPGDTVVFSANPIPGNTIAVVNTIDKLMMKGAKVIYGRDQGIHVSGHGCQEDQKLMIGLTRPKFFLPVHGEHRMLVKHSQTAQSMGIPAENMVIIDNGNVVELSETSIRIAGKVPAGLELVDASRSGVVNDSVLRERQKLAEDGIVTVAATLDWEGQLVAAPEVHLRGVVTSISRTELQQRVRETIELAIRDRWTEFARPLGDNGKLEIDRVGLQTQIERELVRMLRRELQSNSLLVFLLQLSEEPMVKVSVRERRVEAIAS, encoded by the coding sequence ATGACCCAAACCAAATCTTCTCCTGTGCTCAAAATTATTCCCCTGGGTGGATTACATGAAATTGGCAAAAATACTTGTGTCTTTGAAATAAATGGCGAAATTCTATTGCTGGACGCTGGTTTAGCCTTTCCCACCGATGGGATGCATGGAGTCAATATTGTTTTGCCCGACACGACATACCTGCGGGAGAACCGCCACAAAATTAAGGGCATGATTGTGACGCATGGCCATGAAGATCACATTGGCGGGATTCCCTTTCACCTAAAGCAATTTGAAATTCCGGTCATCTATGGACCCCGGTTAGCCATGGCCTTGTTAACCGAAAAGTTGAAGGAAGCAGGTGTGTTCAACCGCACTGAACTGCGGACAGTCGGTCCTCGTGAAATTGTGCGGGTTGGCAATTCCTTCTTTGTAGAGTTCATCCGCAATACCCACTCGATCGCGGATAGTTTTACCGTTGCCATTCGTACCCCTGTAGGCGTGATAATCCATACTGGAGACTTTAAGATTGACCACACTCCAGTGGATGGCGAGTTCTTCGATTTTCAACGGCTGGCAGAGTATGGTGAAAAGGGGGTCCACTGCCTGATCAGTGACTCAACCAATTCTGAGGTCCCCGGATCGACCCCTTCCGAGCGATCGGTTTATCCCAACCTTGATCGCGTTTTTGGTCAGGCAAACGGACGACTCCTGGTCACGACCTTTGCATCCTCTGTCCACCGGATTAATATAATCCTTGAGCTGGCAAAGAAGCATGGTCGGGTGGTCACGGTTGTGGGGCGCTCCATGCTCAATGTAATTGCCCATGCCCGCACGCTGGGCTACATCAAATGCGAAGACGACCTGCTGCAACCGCTGCATGTGATCCAGAAGCTACCTGATGAGAATATCCTGATCCTGACCACGGGGTCTCAGGGGGAGCCAATGTCAGCCCTGACCCGGATCGCCAATGGTTCCCATCCCAAAATCAAAATTCAGCCAGGGGATACGGTGGTATTCTCGGCAAACCCCATTCCTGGTAACACCATTGCGGTGGTCAATACAATTGACAAGTTAATGATGAAGGGGGCAAAGGTCATCTACGGGCGGGATCAGGGGATCCATGTCTCCGGTCATGGCTGCCAGGAGGATCAGAAGCTAATGATTGGGCTGACCCGTCCCAAATTCTTTTTGCCGGTTCATGGAGAACACCGGATGCTGGTAAAACACAGCCAGACCGCTCAGAGTATGGGCATTCCAGCCGAAAATATGGTGATTATTGACAATGGCAATGTGGTTGAATTGAGTGAAACGTCCATCCGGATTGCGGGCAAGGTGCCCGCGGGGCTGGAACTGGTGGATGCTTCCCGATCTGGTGTAGTGAATGATAGTGTGCTGCGAGAGCGTCAGAAGCTGGCAGAGGATGGCATTGTCACCGTAGCGGCAACCCTGGATTGGGAAGGGCAGTTGGTGGCAGCACCGGAAGTTCACCTGCGTGGAGTCGTGACTTCTATTTCACGAACTGAATTGCAACAACGGGTGCGAGAAACGATTGAACTGGCGATTCGCGATCGCTGGACAGAATTTGCCCGTCCCCTGGGTGACAACGGTAAGCTGGAGATTGACCGGGTTGGGTTGCAAACCCAGATTGAGCGGGAACTGGTCAGAATGTTGCGGCGAGAACTGCAAAGCAATTCTCTTCTGGTCTTCCTGTTGCAGTTATCGGAGGAACCTATGGTCAAAGTGTCTGTCCGGGAACGGAGGGTGGAGGCGATCGCATCCTAG
- a CDS encoding pentapeptide repeat-containing protein, which translates to MSNLQWCYQVLELKPGASLEEVNQAYKDLVFIWHPDRIPKDNPRLLEKAQEKLKDLNYARDHLRAHCANNPSQNGHPSRRSHPYKPYPRPHDFYQSSNYQSSNHNRQAANYQSSNHQSSNSQSPNYQSSNHQPSNRQSSNSQPSNHQSSSSQSSNRQSSTYQPSSQSHRSSYSSHQTEPIRNPYHQTYAQAQTQTHYEKTPDFQAKSVHASPSQRASQHPDLSGADLSSANLAEKDLSGRNLSGANLSNANLSDAFLHHVNLSGANLQRANLFRANLLQANLRQANLRDCNLIGADLSGADLSGADLSGAQIGYPNRVMVKLTGAILSGTIMPDGTVHE; encoded by the coding sequence ATGAGTAACTTGCAATGGTGCTATCAAGTTCTGGAATTAAAGCCTGGTGCGTCTCTTGAGGAGGTGAACCAGGCTTACAAGGATTTGGTGTTTATCTGGCATCCCGATCGCATTCCCAAAGATAATCCTCGTTTGCTGGAAAAAGCGCAGGAAAAGCTGAAGGATTTGAATTACGCCCGCGATCATCTACGTGCTCATTGCGCCAATAACCCTTCACAGAACGGGCACCCTTCCCGCCGCAGCCACCCCTACAAGCCCTATCCCCGCCCCCACGACTTCTATCAATCTTCCAATTATCAATCCTCCAATCATAATCGTCAGGCGGCGAATTATCAGTCATCAAACCATCAGTCTTCCAACTCCCAATCTCCCAACTATCAGTCATCAAACCATCAGCCATCAAACCGTCAGTCTTCGAACTCTCAGCCTTCCAATCACCAATCCTCCAGTTCCCAATCCTCTAATCGTCAGTCATCAACCTATCAACCCTCCAGCCAATCCCATCGGTCATCCTATTCCAGCCATCAAACTGAGCCAATTCGTAACCCTTATCACCAGACCTATGCTCAGGCTCAAACCCAGACCCATTACGAAAAAACACCAGATTTCCAGGCAAAATCTGTCCATGCTTCACCGTCTCAGCGTGCCAGCCAGCATCCTGATTTAAGTGGGGCTGATTTGAGTAGCGCCAATCTGGCTGAAAAAGATCTTTCGGGCAGAAATCTGAGTGGTGCCAACTTAAGTAATGCCAATCTCAGTGATGCCTTTCTGCATCACGTCAACCTGAGCGGGGCGAATTTACAGCGGGCAAATCTGTTCCGGGCAAATTTGCTGCAAGCAAACCTGCGTCAGGCAAATTTGCGGGATTGTAATTTGATTGGAGCCGACCTCAGCGGTGCTGACCTCAGTGGAGCCGACCTCAGCGGTGCTCAAATTGGCTATCCAAACCGGGTCATGGTCAAGCTGACCGGAGCCATCCTGTCCGGTACGATTATGCCGGATGGTACGGTGCACGAATAA
- a CDS encoding DUF1643 domain-containing protein, with product MLNRSATFDKTGRYRYTLWREWDLQAPKVGFVMLNPSRADDSVDDPTIRRCIGFARTWGFGGLEVVNLFAYRSTQPSELGQVADPIGAENDFYLISLQEHVEQIVLAWGNWGSLGGRDRAAITLLRDQPIYCLGVTQTGQPRHPLYLRRDVLPVPFRV from the coding sequence ATGCTGAATCGGAGTGCCACCTTTGATAAAACGGGACGTTATCGTTATACCCTCTGGCGCGAGTGGGATTTGCAAGCGCCTAAAGTTGGTTTTGTGATGCTGAATCCCAGCCGCGCAGATGATTCTGTGGATGACCCCACCATTCGACGGTGCATCGGATTTGCCCGTACCTGGGGATTTGGCGGGTTGGAGGTGGTGAACCTGTTTGCCTATCGCTCTACCCAGCCATCTGAACTGGGGCAAGTTGCGGACCCAATTGGGGCCGAGAACGACTTCTATCTAATTTCCTTGCAGGAACACGTTGAACAAATTGTTCTGGCATGGGGAAACTGGGGCAGCCTGGGAGGACGCGATCGCGCTGCCATCACCCTCCTGAGAGATCAACCCATCTACTGTCTGGGGGTGACCCAAACCGGACAACCCAGACATCCCCTCTATCTTAGAAGGGATGTATTACCTGTTCCGTTCAGAGTTTGA
- a CDS encoding Uma2 family endonuclease — protein MMNDTRLALDSVFYPESDGQPMTESDATRDYLLYCVEVLQLYFQSRQNVYVSGNLFIYYQEGNPQAVIAPDVFVIFGVSHRKRRSYKVWQENGKLPSFILEITSYSTRRQDEVEKPQRYASLGVQEYFQYDPTADYLNPQLKGFHLVEGRYEPLPLESTSEGILYIHSPVLRLDLQLQMPVQQKLGIVPLPRELRFYDPQTGLKLLTRQEVEQVREQIERERDLAQQERDLAQQERDLAQQERDLAQQRAERLATRLKEMGLNPDEI, from the coding sequence ATGATGAATGACACCAGGCTGGCGCTGGACTCAGTGTTTTACCCGGAGTCTGACGGTCAACCAATGACTGAAAGTGATGCCACTCGTGATTATTTGCTGTACTGTGTTGAAGTGCTTCAGCTCTACTTTCAGAGTCGGCAAAATGTCTATGTTTCCGGCAATTTGTTCATTTACTACCAGGAAGGTAATCCCCAGGCCGTGATTGCGCCTGATGTGTTCGTGATCTTTGGGGTCAGTCACCGCAAGCGGCGCAGCTACAAAGTCTGGCAGGAAAACGGTAAGTTACCTTCTTTCATTCTGGAGATCACCTCTTACAGCACGCGACGGCAAGATGAAGTGGAAAAACCTCAACGATATGCCAGTCTGGGGGTGCAGGAATACTTTCAATACGACCCAACCGCAGATTATTTAAATCCCCAACTGAAGGGCTTTCATCTGGTGGAGGGGCGCTATGAACCCCTACCGCTGGAATCGACGAGTGAGGGCATCTTATACATTCATAGCCCGGTGCTGAGGCTAGATCTGCAATTACAAATGCCTGTGCAGCAGAAATTAGGAATTGTTCCTCTGCCCCGGGAACTGCGGTTTTATGACCCCCAGACCGGCTTAAAGTTGCTGACCCGGCAGGAGGTGGAGCAGGTACGTGAGCAAATCGAGCGAGAGCGTGACTTGGCCCAACAGGAACGTGACCTGGCCCAACAGGAACGTGACCTGGCCCAACAGGAACGTGACCTGGCACAGCAACGAGCAGAGCGATTGGCAACCCGGTTAAAAGAGATGGGTCTCAATCCGGACGAGATTTGA
- a CDS encoding NAD-dependent epimerase, giving the protein MQILVTGVAGFIGFFLAKRLLEDGFEVYGIDNLNDYYDVNLKKARLQHLTAHARFTFQFADLSDRPTITQLFQTQKFDYVVNLAAQAGVRYSLINPSAYTDSNLTGFVNLLEGCRHHGVRHLVFASSSSVYGNSTKVPFSTRDNVDRPISLYAATKKANELIAHTYSHLYSIPTTGLRFFTVYGPWGRPDMAYFKFVQAIEAGNPIDVYNYGKLQRDFTYIDDVIEGIVRVMHHIPQPGTGEDIETAIAPAPYRLYNIGNHRPVELLYFIQVLEQLLGKEAQKNMLPMQPGDVLTTYADVEDLKREVGFAPQTSIETGLKRFVDWYRDYYGEGKA; this is encoded by the coding sequence ATGCAAATACTGGTCACTGGAGTTGCCGGATTTATTGGATTCTTCCTGGCAAAACGGTTGCTTGAGGATGGATTTGAGGTGTACGGCATCGATAATTTGAATGACTACTATGATGTCAATCTGAAGAAGGCCCGGCTGCAACATCTGACTGCACATGCTCGATTTACATTTCAGTTTGCTGATTTGAGCGATCGCCCCACCATTACCCAACTCTTTCAGACACAGAAGTTTGACTATGTGGTAAACCTGGCTGCCCAGGCAGGGGTGCGCTATTCCTTGATCAACCCTTCCGCGTATACAGACAGCAACCTGACAGGGTTTGTCAATCTTCTGGAAGGGTGTCGTCATCATGGAGTCAGGCATTTAGTCTTTGCCTCTTCCAGTTCAGTCTATGGCAACAGCACCAAAGTTCCATTTTCGACCCGGGACAATGTGGATCGTCCCATTTCCCTGTACGCAGCCACCAAAAAAGCAAATGAGCTAATTGCTCATACCTACAGCCATCTCTATAGCATTCCGACCACGGGACTGCGCTTTTTTACGGTTTACGGTCCCTGGGGGCGCCCAGACATGGCCTATTTCAAGTTTGTGCAGGCAATTGAGGCAGGCAACCCAATTGATGTGTATAACTATGGCAAACTCCAGCGGGACTTCACCTATATCGATGATGTGATTGAGGGAATTGTTCGTGTCATGCATCATATTCCCCAACCGGGTACAGGGGAGGATATTGAGACGGCGATCGCCCCGGCTCCTTACAGGCTCTACAACATAGGCAACCATCGCCCGGTGGAACTCCTCTATTTCATTCAGGTACTGGAACAACTTTTGGGTAAGGAAGCCCAAAAAAATATGCTACCCATGCAACCAGGAGATGTGCTGACCACCTATGCAGACGTGGAAGACCTGAAGCGAGAGGTGGGGTTTGCCCCCCAGACTTCAATTGAAACCGGTCTGAAGCGATTTGTGGACTGGTACCGGGACTATTA